In [Clostridium] cellulosi, one genomic interval encodes:
- a CDS encoding hypothetical protein (Family membership): protein MINHDTVNKRFYIKNNTLHTVIDYSRGVKIAEFCNGFTTIKSNVNKELIVLDFIGRRYSSADFSVKSAAAVSDKTRELAVILLENKELAVDIRVNFLNDKKDTLNIIIQVADHYKDGIPHNMYFHSPFLAGIEYSGDDIYYYPGAPLKAQDGTMVVRPVNETIVATDIKLPLVVCDRKNKFGFSVRFPLSSDLMDEGAAQNRNIALTQISSADELKNHRVPLAPDSTFNDSTEFEIIGLRGGWPEAFDRFREIWQSDYELSEYRRKDLKWFNDCVVHNFCFLYGNEGFDLDKKRVDVEKLLKSGEDFGGYDTVTIWNSYPHLGVDKRSQWDYYDDFPGGRQALKEMVDEFHKHGVKVFLPFLPWDRGYDESTRTMSDNLAKLIEDTGADGVHLDTMETLPDCYRKKLDKLRPGIVLTSENHPMKKRPLEIITTSWDEFWTAGCMPQIDILRFMLPCHIAPAVSRWYRKEDKDKLINYAVFGAEPIVIWQDVFGRWMPYTEKQKAKIKLWKKVYLENKSVYQGSRPIPIYPVKPKKLYCNLFSADDGSQDIYSLYNDTDSSIDGEILTLADPDKNELSVVFGDAKAEISNGNLYASIPPKEVVHIRLKRPRNMH, encoded by the coding sequence GTGATAAACCACGATACAGTCAATAAAAGGTTCTATATTAAAAACAATACCCTACATACGGTGATTGACTATTCCCGTGGCGTTAAGATTGCGGAATTTTGCAACGGTTTTACAACAATAAAGTCAAATGTAAACAAAGAGCTAATAGTCTTGGACTTTATAGGCAGGCGCTATAGCTCCGCCGACTTTTCGGTAAAATCCGCCGCGGCGGTCAGCGATAAAACGCGTGAACTTGCGGTTATTCTTTTAGAAAACAAAGAGCTTGCAGTTGATATAAGGGTAAACTTTTTAAATGACAAAAAAGATACCCTTAATATCATCATTCAGGTTGCCGACCATTATAAAGACGGTATCCCTCACAATATGTATTTTCACTCGCCGTTTCTTGCCGGCATTGAATACAGCGGCGACGATATCTATTATTACCCCGGTGCCCCACTCAAGGCCCAAGACGGCACAATGGTTGTACGGCCGGTAAATGAGACGATAGTGGCTACAGATATAAAACTGCCCCTCGTGGTATGTGACAGGAAAAACAAATTCGGTTTCAGCGTGAGATTCCCGTTATCATCAGACCTGATGGACGAAGGGGCAGCCCAAAACAGAAATATCGCTCTGACGCAGATTTCGAGCGCGGATGAACTGAAAAACCACCGGGTACCTCTTGCTCCCGACAGCACCTTCAACGACAGTACAGAATTTGAAATTATCGGCCTGCGCGGCGGATGGCCAGAAGCCTTTGACCGCTTCCGTGAGATTTGGCAGTCGGATTATGAACTTTCGGAGTACCGGAGGAAAGACTTGAAGTGGTTTAATGACTGCGTTGTCCACAATTTTTGTTTTCTTTACGGAAATGAGGGCTTTGACCTCGACAAAAAGCGTGTTGACGTCGAAAAGTTATTGAAGAGCGGCGAGGATTTCGGGGGATATGACACAGTTACTATATGGAACTCATACCCGCACCTCGGGGTCGACAAACGCAGCCAGTGGGATTATTACGATGATTTTCCCGGCGGCAGACAGGCGTTGAAAGAGATGGTCGATGAATTTCATAAGCATGGCGTCAAGGTATTTCTTCCCTTCCTGCCATGGGACAGGGGTTATGATGAATCGACCCGCACGATGAGCGACAACTTGGCAAAGCTAATTGAAGATACAGGCGCTGACGGCGTGCATCTTGACACAATGGAAACTCTGCCGGATTGTTACCGGAAAAAGCTTGACAAACTAAGGCCCGGCATTGTTCTTACTTCAGAGAACCATCCGATGAAAAAGCGCCCCCTTGAGATTATCACCACTTCATGGGACGAATTCTGGACGGCAGGGTGTATGCCGCAGATTGATATACTGCGTTTTATGCTTCCGTGCCATATTGCCCCTGCTGTTTCGAGATGGTACCGCAAGGAGGATAAGGATAAGCTCATCAATTACGCTGTTTTCGGCGCGGAACCAATTGTTATCTGGCAGGATGTTTTTGGGCGCTGGATGCCATATACAGAAAAACAAAAGGCAAAAATTAAACTTTGGAAAAAAGTTTATCTCGAGAACAAATCAGTATATCAGGGTTCTCGTCCCATACCGATATATCCGGTGAAGCCCAAAAAACTTTATTGCAACCTCTTTTCCGCCGACGACGGTTCGCAGGACATCTATTCACTGTATAACGATACCGACAGCAGCATAGATGGTGAAATTCTGACTCTTGCTGACCCAGATAAAAATGAGTTATCGGTAGTTTTCGGCGATGCCAAAGCCGAAATATCAAATGGCAATCTCTATGCGTCGATCCCTCCGAAAGAGGTTGTGCATATACGTCTGAAAAGGCCGCGAAATATGCATTAA
- a CDS encoding ToxD protein (High confidence in function and specificity), producing MGKYIERELVYIERNPYIYRVTHRIMEGDCQTEHGPILVEVGGFYADKYPVTNKMFYDFIKESGYKPADSSGFLRHFENGIFKEEEANLPVVNVSQEDAKAYAAYYSMRLPTDQEWQYMAAGPYNLKYPWGNLPDYKRCNAYGKGLTPVDAYPQGASPFGLVDMCGNAWEMTDDLIDDGRHRFILLRGGCYYRGNNYWHAEGGPLPNWAHLKMHLMGGAMDRNGTVGFRCVKDCAGEG from the coding sequence ATGGGAAAATATATTGAGCGGGAACTTGTTTACATAGAGAGAAATCCTTATATCTACCGCGTCACCCACCGAATCATGGAGGGCGACTGCCAGACAGAACACGGCCCGATATTAGTTGAGGTTGGCGGATTTTACGCTGACAAATACCCAGTAACTAATAAGATGTTCTACGATTTCATTAAAGAGAGCGGCTATAAACCGGCTGACAGCAGCGGTTTTCTCAGGCACTTTGAAAACGGCATTTTCAAAGAAGAGGAGGCCAACCTTCCGGTAGTCAACGTGTCTCAGGAGGATGCAAAAGCGTATGCCGCATATTATTCAATGCGCCTCCCTACGGATCAGGAATGGCAGTATATGGCCGCAGGGCCTTATAACCTCAAGTACCCGTGGGGAAACTTGCCCGATTATAAAAGATGCAACGCGTACGGCAAGGGCTTAACTCCGGTCGACGCTTATCCCCAGGGCGCTTCACCTTTCGGCCTTGTTGATATGTGCGGCAACGCATGGGAAATGACAGATGACTTAATAGACGACGGCCGTCACCGTTTTATTCTTCTGCGCGGCGGGTGTTACTATCGGGGCAATAACTATTGGCACGCGGAAGGCGGCCCACTGCCGAACTGGGCGCACCTTAAAATGCACCTGATGGGCGGGGCGATGGACCGAAACGGCACTGTCGGTTTTCGGTGCGTTAAAGACTGCGCGGGGGAGGGGTGA